A single region of the Methanothermobacter sp. K4 genome encodes:
- a CDS encoding alpha/beta fold hydrolase: MKIWSGVLLLVILTVPPSTALNTGVSDEPGYGMITESHGEGSQRYWIFKPSKPGSYPVVVFIHGWAATEPIFYMAWMRHLVREGNIVIYPRYQNLLDTTSDAFTDNAASAVKEALRRVGGEWNGEFFLAGHSAGGIIALNLASRQDIPDPDGILALQTGDSEGGRKFENLRGIPQDTLLVVMAGDRDNITGTADSYRIMRSTPQIPGDRKLFLLVRSDRNLVADHISPLAVSDEFGVLVDNLDYSGYWKVLDMMMELARENKTLADADTGRLLGMGSWGDGRPVRRMEIVEY; this comes from the coding sequence ATGAAAATATGGTCTGGTGTCCTCCTCCTTGTGATCCTCACGGTCCCCCCAAGCACAGCCCTCAACACCGGGGTCTCGGATGAACCAGGTTACGGGATGATAACTGAGAGCCACGGTGAGGGGAGCCAGAGGTACTGGATCTTCAAACCATCAAAACCAGGGAGTTACCCTGTTGTGGTGTTCATCCATGGCTGGGCCGCCACGGAGCCCATCTTCTACATGGCCTGGATGAGGCACCTTGTGAGGGAGGGGAACATCGTAATCTATCCACGCTACCAGAACCTTCTCGATACAACATCAGATGCCTTCACCGATAATGCCGCATCCGCGGTTAAGGAGGCCCTCAGGAGAGTGGGGGGTGAGTGGAACGGTGAATTCTTCCTTGCAGGCCACTCCGCTGGGGGTATAATAGCCCTCAACCTGGCATCCCGCCAGGATATACCTGACCCTGATGGTATCCTGGCTCTGCAGACAGGGGACTCTGAGGGGGGCAGGAAATTCGAGAACCTCAGGGGTATACCGCAGGACACGCTCCTTGTGGTTATGGCCGGCGACAGGGATAATATAACAGGGACAGCGGACTCCTACAGGATAATGAGGTCCACACCCCAGATACCCGGGGACAGGAAGCTGTTCCTCCTTGTGCGCTCAGACCGCAACCTGGTGGCTGACCACATCTCACCCCTTGCAGTTTCAGATGAATTCGGGGTACTGGTGGATAACCTGGACTACAGTGGCTACTGGAAGGTCCTGGATATGATGATGGAACTTGCACGTGAAAATAAAACCCTTGCGGATGCCGATACCGGTAGACTCCTTGGAATGGGCAGCTGGGGTGATGGAAGACCCGTGAGGAGGATGGAGATTGTTGAATACTGA